Proteins encoded by one window of Cylindrospermum stagnale PCC 7417:
- a CDS encoding Pvc16 family protein, protein MATVTATLKYLLQEGVSRNGSPIEVTTLPPNTEGEGIPKLGVNLYLYRITPNLAMANSDLRSPLAGALRHRAVPKEI, encoded by the coding sequence ATCGCAACTGTCACTGCCACCTTAAAGTATCTTTTACAAGAGGGAGTCAGTCGTAACGGTAGCCCGATAGAAGTCACCACCCTGCCCCCGAATACCGAAGGAGAAGGGATTCCCAAATTAGGAGTAAATTTATATCTCTACCGCATCACTCCTAATTTAGCAATGGCGAATTCAGATTTGCGATCGCCTTTGGCGGGCGCTTTGCGCCATCGCGCCGTCCCAAAGGAGATTTGA
- a CDS encoding AAA family ATPase, translating into MINALFCGSSGLGKTTTAEILAKELHLDLYRIDLSAVVSKYIGETEKNLSQIFDAAESGGVVLLFDEADALFGKRSQVKDAKDRYANMEVSYLLQRMETYRGLSILTTNREDDMDGAFRRRLRFIVKFPFPKIPERIELWKRAFPPQIPTDGLDVEKLAQLDATGATIRNIALNAAFLAAAAGEPLRMTHMLQATRQEIAKLGKSLTARDIEDWV; encoded by the coding sequence TTGATCAATGCCCTATTCTGTGGCAGTAGTGGACTAGGCAAAACCACCACCGCAGAGATCCTTGCTAAGGAATTACATCTGGATCTGTACCGCATTGATTTGAGTGCTGTGGTGAGTAAATATATTGGTGAAACCGAAAAGAACCTATCCCAAATCTTTGATGCAGCAGAATCTGGTGGTGTGGTGCTGCTGTTTGATGAAGCTGATGCTCTGTTTGGTAAACGCTCTCAGGTCAAAGATGCCAAAGACCGCTATGCAAATATGGAAGTCAGTTACCTGTTGCAACGGATGGAAACCTACCGAGGATTATCAATTCTCACCACCAACCGAGAAGATGATATGGATGGAGCTTTTCGGCGGAGATTACGCTTCATTGTCAAGTTTCCTTTTCCCAAAATCCCAGAACGAATTGAACTATGGAAGCGGGCTTTTCCCCCCCAGATTCCTACCGATGGTTTGGATGTTGAGAAACTAGCCCAACTTGATGCTACAGGCGCAACTATCCGCAATATTGCTCTAAATGCGGCGTTTTTGGCAGCAGCAGCGGGGGAACCATTGAGGATGACCCACATGTTGCAGGCTACCCGTCAGGAGATCGCAAAATTGGGTAAGTCACTAACGGCTAGGGATATTGAAGATTGGGTGTAG
- a CDS encoding HEAT repeat domain-containing protein, whose amino-acid sequence MSFYPELDGLNLVELIECFQHSYLENEENSVYYDEVAMLIRQQGEAGIAFLFGQIEKANSVQLKGILLALTFPPPVENPLLRSLLLTYLRDERPLIIAEAIDGLRMLGAKDTVDIVLPLHIHPDPYVRGSVLRFMSRLYPNSSQPLLIEALQDPDYIVRENAIDELDDLGAVEAVANIRPLLTNSHPHVRQAAETAIQNLA is encoded by the coding sequence ATGAGTTTTTACCCAGAGCTTGATGGTCTTAATCTAGTTGAACTAATTGAATGTTTCCAACATTCATACTTAGAAAATGAGGAGAATTCTGTATATTATGATGAAGTAGCAATGCTCATCCGGCAGCAAGGTGAAGCAGGGATTGCCTTCTTGTTCGGACAGATTGAAAAGGCTAATTCAGTTCAGTTAAAAGGTATACTCCTGGCTTTGACTTTTCCTCCTCCAGTCGAAAATCCCCTGCTGCGATCGCTACTTTTGACATATCTTCGGGATGAGCGGCCTCTGATAATAGCAGAAGCGATTGACGGATTGAGAATGCTTGGTGCAAAAGATACTGTTGATATAGTGCTGCCTTTACATATTCATCCAGATCCTTATGTGAGAGGTAGTGTCTTACGTTTTATGAGTCGTCTCTATCCAAACTCCTCACAACCATTGCTGATAGAAGCTCTTCAAGATCCTGATTACATTGTGAGAGAAAATGCCATTGATGAATTAGATGATTTGGGAGCCGTTGAAGCTGTGGCAAATATCCGTCCACTACTTACTAATTCTCATCCCCATGTTCGACAAGCTGCTGAGACAGCAATTCAGAATTTAGCCTGA
- a CDS encoding serine/threonine-protein kinase, producing MSYCFNPNCQQPQNEPEILVCLNCGSPLLLSHANTSVYRGLKLIGQGGFGRTFLAVDESQPLKPRCAVKQFFALNSNFVTPEIKAKLINSEVEQLQRLDTHPGIPKFLGYLEQDGNHYLIQEFIDGVNLAQELAEIGNLDEAKIRQVLQSILSVLDFIHSQQVIHRDIKPENIIRRRTDDQLILVDFGAAKFVTGANLAQTGTVIGSPKYAAPEQVFGKASFSSDIYGLGVTCIFLLTGVDPFELYAFAEDRWVWQDYLPSPVSSSLSRILDKMISRAINQRYQLAAAVIADLKPGLISVANNENTLLATVANQPSNVILSISKTGLQLQPDKWNCILDLETNIFSPGYTTIDLSADGKILAIAGRDCVEVWRLDTQTLVSSFEVRNAKISMSSDGQILVSNNIVLQETDGPGTKVWHIPSKNLIRGLETNLLVSQSMSLSPDCRTLAFGGVGGRIHIWDLSTGKRLHKISGHSGWFKFYPAVTSLIYLPKSVRIPELTALLEINKNTIQPSSSSQLLASASFDKTIKIWDVDTGKLLKTFSHPSTTIAVTPDGKMLVSGSSDKTIKFWDLSSGELVRNFSVSGRVSKIVISPDGQSLVAGGGDNKEGAMLVILDMVTGNILANLEGHQTRVCGLKMSSDGKVLVSQGGKVEVNSNSQLKIWQLY from the coding sequence ATGAGTTACTGCTTTAATCCTAACTGTCAACAACCCCAAAATGAGCCTGAAATATTAGTGTGCCTGAATTGTGGCTCACCTCTTTTGCTGAGTCATGCAAATACTTCAGTTTATCGAGGGCTAAAACTAATTGGTCAAGGTGGTTTTGGCAGAACTTTTTTAGCAGTAGATGAGTCTCAACCACTAAAACCCCGTTGTGCAGTCAAGCAGTTTTTTGCTCTCAACTCTAATTTTGTCACTCCTGAAATTAAAGCTAAACTAATTAATTCTGAAGTTGAACAACTCCAAAGACTAGACACTCATCCAGGGATTCCTAAATTTTTGGGATACTTAGAGCAAGATGGCAATCATTACTTAATTCAAGAGTTTATTGATGGAGTAAATCTAGCACAGGAATTAGCTGAAATCGGTAACCTTGACGAAGCTAAAATTCGTCAGGTACTGCAAAGTATTTTGAGTGTCTTGGATTTTATTCATTCTCAACAGGTAATTCACCGTGATATCAAACCAGAAAATATTATTCGTCGTCGCACTGATGACCAACTAATTCTAGTTGATTTTGGAGCAGCTAAATTTGTCACCGGAGCTAACTTAGCTCAAACTGGTACAGTAATTGGTAGTCCCAAATATGCAGCACCAGAACAGGTATTTGGTAAAGCATCTTTTTCTAGTGATATTTACGGTTTAGGGGTTACTTGTATTTTCCTGCTCACTGGTGTAGACCCTTTTGAATTGTACGCTTTTGCAGAAGACCGCTGGGTTTGGCAGGATTATTTACCTTCTCCTGTGAGTTCTTCTTTGAGTCGCATTCTAGACAAAATGATTAGTAGGGCAATTAATCAACGCTATCAATTAGCTGCGGCTGTGATAGCTGATTTAAAACCAGGTTTAATCTCAGTTGCTAATAATGAAAATACTCTATTAGCTACTGTCGCTAATCAACCATCAAATGTTATCTTATCAATATCAAAAACAGGTTTACAACTTCAACCTGACAAATGGAACTGTATTCTAGACTTGGAGACAAATATATTCTCACCAGGTTACACCACAATTGATTTGAGTGCAGATGGAAAAATACTAGCTATTGCTGGCAGAGATTGTGTTGAAGTATGGCGTTTGGATACTCAAACACTAGTTTCTAGTTTTGAGGTGAGAAATGCAAAAATTTCTATGAGTTCTGATGGACAGATATTAGTTAGTAATAATATTGTACTTCAAGAGACAGATGGGCCTGGTACCAAGGTATGGCATATACCTAGTAAAAACTTAATTCGTGGTTTAGAGACCAATTTGTTAGTGAGCCAGTCTATGAGCCTGAGTCCTGATTGTCGTACTCTAGCGTTCGGTGGTGTAGGGGGGAGAATTCATATTTGGGATTTATCGACAGGAAAACGGCTGCATAAAATCTCTGGACATAGCGGTTGGTTTAAGTTTTATCCTGCTGTCACCAGTCTAATTTATTTGCCTAAGTCCGTCCGAATACCTGAGTTAACTGCACTGCTAGAAATTAACAAAAATACGATTCAACCATCATCCTCTAGTCAGCTTTTAGCTAGTGCCAGTTTTGATAAAACTATCAAGATTTGGGATGTTGATACCGGAAAATTGCTGAAAACTTTTTCACATCCTTCTACAACAATCGCTGTGACTCCTGATGGCAAAATGCTGGTGAGCGGTTCTTCAGATAAAACTATTAAATTCTGGGATTTATCTAGTGGTGAATTAGTGCGAAATTTCTCCGTTTCTGGTAGGGTATCTAAGATAGTTATAAGTCCAGATGGGCAAAGTTTAGTAGCAGGTGGTGGAGATAATAAGGAGGGTGCGATGTTGGTAATTTTAGACATGGTGACAGGAAATATCCTCGCTAATTTGGAGGGACATCAAACCAGAGTATGTGGTTTAAAGATGAGCAGTGATGGCAAGGTCTTGGTGAGTCAAGGTGGAAAGGTTGAAGTCAATTCAAACTCTCAATTAAAAATCTGGCAACTCTATTAG
- a CDS encoding tetratricopeptide repeat protein has product MELGDKKGAIADFSKAIEINPDYADAYYNRAIVRCQLKDKQGAISDLQKSTDIYQNSVRVERGKNDAERSLTLAKNLTADFQKYSSSCVIQ; this is encoded by the coding sequence ATTGAACTTGGTGATAAAAAAGGCGCAATCGCAGATTTTTCAAAGGCTATTGAGATAAATCCTGACTATGCAGATGCCTACTATAATCGAGCTATTGTGCGTTGCCAGCTAAAAGATAAGCAGGGTGCAATTTCTGATTTGCAAAAGTCAACAGATATATATCAGAATTCTGTCAGAGTAGAAAGAGGAAAAAATGATGCTGAAAGATCACTGACTCTAGCTAAAAATCTTACCGCTGACTTTCAAAAGTATTCTTCAAGTTGTGTAATTCAATAG
- a CDS encoding aminotransferase class I/II-fold pyridoxal phosphate-dependent enzyme produces MLNQNQTPLIDALKACAASPHAPFYTPGHKRGMGISPHLTDLLGKTVFRADLTELADLDNLFAPQGVIQQAQELAADAFGAAKTWFLVNGSTCGIEAAILATCRMGDKIILPRNVHSSVISGLILSGAIPIFINPEYDEDLDIAHSITPTAVKTALEKYPDVKAVLTVYPTYYGVCGDLGAIAQITHQYHIPLLVDEAHGAHFAFHSAFPTTALAAGADLTVQSIHKTLGAMTQASMLHVQGHRIDIDRVSKALQLLQSTSPSYLLLASLDAARQQMAIYGESLMSRTLQLAETARTKISQIPGLSVLEMSNAGLIALDKTRLTVNVADLGLTGFAAEEILDEKLGVTAEFSSLQNLTFIISLGNDHADIEQLVQGLNHLAQIPQLTGRWQICKYKNDAIFGDFFGISPREAFFADSEILPLEQTQERICAEIVCPYPPGIPVLMPGEIITKLALEYLQQVQAMGGFISGCADHSVRTLKVVKATI; encoded by the coding sequence ATGCTCAATCAAAACCAAACACCGCTAATTGATGCCTTAAAAGCCTGTGCAGCAAGTCCTCACGCGCCATTTTACACCCCAGGACATAAGCGAGGAATGGGAATTTCTCCACATTTAACTGATTTACTTGGTAAAACTGTCTTTCGCGCTGATTTAACAGAATTGGCAGATTTAGATAATCTCTTTGCACCCCAAGGGGTAATTCAACAAGCGCAAGAACTAGCAGCAGATGCTTTTGGTGCTGCAAAAACATGGTTTCTTGTAAATGGTTCTACCTGTGGAATTGAAGCAGCAATTCTCGCTACTTGTAGGATGGGGGATAAGATAATTTTGCCTCGGAATGTGCATTCTTCAGTGATTTCTGGGTTAATTCTTTCTGGTGCGATACCAATTTTTATAAATCCTGAATATGACGAAGATTTAGATATTGCTCACAGCATCACACCGACAGCGGTGAAAACAGCATTAGAAAAATACCCTGATGTCAAAGCAGTGCTGACAGTTTACCCAACATATTACGGTGTTTGTGGAGATTTGGGTGCGATCGCCCAAATTACCCACCAATATCATATTCCCTTACTGGTAGACGAGGCACACGGCGCACATTTCGCCTTTCATTCCGCATTCCCCACCACCGCTTTAGCCGCAGGTGCAGATTTAACAGTGCAGTCCATCCACAAAACCCTTGGTGCAATGACTCAGGCATCAATGTTGCACGTCCAAGGCCACAGAATCGATATTGACCGAGTGAGTAAAGCTTTACAACTCTTGCAATCTACCAGTCCCAGCTATTTGCTTTTAGCTTCCCTTGATGCCGCACGTCAGCAAATGGCAATCTACGGGGAAAGCTTGATGTCCCGCACTTTGCAACTGGCTGAGACAGCAAGAACTAAAATCAGCCAAATTCCTGGATTATCGGTTTTAGAGATGTCAAATGCCGGCTTGATAGCCTTAGACAAAACACGGTTAACTGTCAATGTTGCTGACTTAGGTTTAACTGGCTTTGCCGCTGAGGAAATACTAGATGAAAAATTGGGTGTAACTGCTGAATTTTCATCTCTGCAAAATCTGACTTTTATTATTAGCTTGGGTAACGATCATGCTGATATTGAGCAGTTAGTTCAAGGGTTGAATCATCTGGCTCAGATACCACAATTGACAGGTCGGTGGCAAATATGTAAATATAAGAACGATGCTATATTTGGGGATTTTTTTGGGATTTCTCCCCGCGAAGCTTTTTTTGCTGATAGTGAAATATTACCTTTAGAACAAACACAAGAACGCATCTGTGCCGAAATAGTCTGCCCCTACCCCCCAGGAATCCCCGTATTAATGCCAGGAGAAATAATTACTAAACTCGCTTTAGAATATCTGCAACAAGTTCAGGCAATGGGCGGATTTATTAGTGGTTGTGCTGATCATAGTGTACGCACATTAAAGGTAGTGAAAGCAACAATTTGA
- a CDS encoding Restriction endonuclease BamHI — MLNIWRKKVKRVVSMKIVQEVSLISVGSFAESNDWSIIRTEIRDAISLIVHPPGTSSFTINPKKHGNGVKPIKEACMIALRDKFGWKLETSVNYATKSPGKVDATKVMDNYLFALEWETGNISSSHRAVNKMVLGLLRGVFLGTALVLPSRKIYPYLTDRIGNYEELEPYFDVWRAVQIQDGFLAIFVIEYDNLDGNVPTITKGTDGRALI; from the coding sequence ATGCTGAATATCTGGCGTAAAAAAGTGAAGCGAGTAGTTAGCATGAAAATTGTGCAAGAGGTTTCTTTAATCAGTGTTGGGAGTTTTGCAGAATCAAACGATTGGTCTATCATTCGTACTGAAATCCGTGATGCTATCTCTCTCATTGTTCATCCTCCTGGTACATCCAGTTTTACAATTAATCCCAAAAAACATGGAAATGGTGTTAAGCCAATTAAAGAAGCTTGTATGATTGCGTTAAGAGATAAATTTGGCTGGAAGTTGGAGACTTCAGTTAACTATGCAACCAAATCACCAGGAAAAGTCGATGCTACAAAAGTAATGGACAATTATCTTTTCGCTCTTGAGTGGGAAACAGGAAATATTTCCTCAAGCCATCGAGCCGTTAATAAAATGGTTCTTGGATTACTGCGTGGTGTTTTTCTAGGTACTGCTTTGGTACTACCCAGCAGGAAAATTTACCCTTATCTTACAGATAGAATTGGGAATTATGAAGAGTTAGAGCCATATTTTGATGTTTGGCGAGCAGTGCAAATTCAAGATGGTTTTCTGGCAATCTTCGTAATTGAATATGATAATTTAGATGGCAATGTTCCAACAATTACCAAAGGCACAGATGGACGTGCCTTAATCTGA
- a CDS encoding DNA-methyltransferase, with protein sequence MLPFSLIATQPGLQQVYKSEYGILYQGDCLKLLSALPHESVDVIFADPPFNLGKEYGKGVSDKMEADKYLMWSQQWLSESIRVLKNGGSLFVFNLPKWCIEYGAYLNQQGMCFRHWIACRMPKAFPRGKKMSPAHYGLLYYTKGEPAVFNKVYTPIQVCRHCGGEIRDYGGHRKKLNEKGINLMDVWDAPEDVWEDTSEADDHGILWTLAEEMWTDIPPVRHRQHKKRVANELAPIMLERIIAMTSNPGQIVVDPFGGSGTTFYAAEKLKRYWIGSEIGDTEPAVERLNDLANGMIEEWESARGNKKLKHRKKNASQLSIPFLT encoded by the coding sequence ATGCTGCCTTTTTCACTGATTGCGACTCAACCAGGATTACAACAGGTTTACAAGAGTGAGTATGGAATTCTTTATCAGGGAGATTGCCTAAAACTTTTGTCAGCATTACCCCATGAGTCTGTAGATGTCATATTTGCTGATCCGCCATTTAATCTTGGTAAAGAATATGGTAAAGGTGTCAGCGATAAAATGGAGGCAGATAAATATTTAATGTGGTCGCAACAGTGGCTAAGTGAAAGTATTCGAGTCTTGAAAAATGGAGGCAGTTTATTTGTATTTAATTTACCTAAATGGTGTATAGAGTATGGTGCATATTTGAATCAGCAAGGAATGTGTTTTCGACATTGGATTGCTTGCAGAATGCCGAAAGCTTTTCCTAGAGGAAAAAAGATGTCTCCTGCTCACTACGGACTACTTTATTACACTAAAGGAGAACCAGCAGTTTTTAACAAAGTCTACACACCAATTCAAGTTTGTCGACATTGTGGTGGAGAAATTCGTGATTATGGTGGACATCGTAAAAAACTGAATGAAAAGGGCATTAACTTAATGGATGTTTGGGATGCCCCAGAAGATGTTTGGGAAGATACTTCTGAAGCTGATGATCATGGAATTTTATGGACATTAGCAGAGGAAATGTGGACAGATATTCCTCCCGTTCGTCACCGTCAACACAAAAAACGAGTAGCAAATGAACTTGCTCCCATTATGTTAGAAAGAATTATTGCAATGACATCTAATCCAGGACAAATTGTGGTAGATCCATTTGGAGGTTCTGGGACTACTTTTTATGCAGCAGAAAAATTAAAACGTTATTGGATTGGTTCAGAAATTGGGGATACAGAACCAGCAGTAGAAAGATTAAATGATTTGGCTAATGGCATGATTGAAGAATGGGAATCAGCAAGAGGGAATAAGAAATTGAAGCACCGCAAAAAAAATGCATCACAACTTTCAATTCCGTTTTTGACATAA
- a CDS encoding helix-turn-helix domain-containing protein, with protein MTDSTDDNTSELLSVAQSAKLLNITRQRVHDLIKNGQIVADKLGRYYYIEAAEIERYKNQPTGKPYQPRSTNSQINSIDN; from the coding sequence ATGACAGATTCTACTGATGATAACACTTCTGAATTACTCTCTGTCGCTCAAAGCGCCAAATTACTGAATATAACTCGTCAGCGAGTACATGACTTAATTAAGAATGGTCAGATTGTAGCTGATAAACTTGGGCGTTATTACTACATAGAAGCTGCTGAAATCGAAAGATATAAAAATCAGCCTACTGGAAAGCCTTATCAACCTCGGAGTACAAATTCTCAAATCAACTCTATTGACAATTGA
- the ychF gene encoding redox-regulated ATPase YchF, which translates to MLRAGIVGLPNVGKSTLFNAVVANAKAEAANFPFCTIEPNVGVVAVPDERLDVLAKIASSAQILAARVEFVDIAGLVKGASKGEGLGNQFLSHIREVDAIVHVVRCFENDDIIHVAGSVDPARDIEIINIELGLADLSQIERRIDRTRKQARTSKDAQFEITVLEKLAAALNEGKSVRQVSLTEEETEIIKGLELLTYKPIIYAANVSEEELATGNDFVEQVRLIASQENAQVVIVSAQVEAELVELPEEDKADFLESLGVKEGGLKSLIRATYSLLGLRTYFTCGPKETRAWTINAGMSAPQAAGVIHSDFERGFIRAETVAYHDLVTTGSMNAAKEKGLVRSEGKEYIVQEGDVLLFRFNV; encoded by the coding sequence ATGCTAAGAGCCGGAATTGTCGGACTTCCCAACGTCGGAAAATCAACTTTATTTAATGCCGTAGTCGCTAATGCCAAAGCAGAAGCGGCTAACTTCCCTTTTTGCACGATTGAACCGAATGTCGGCGTTGTCGCAGTACCGGATGAACGGTTAGATGTTCTCGCGAAAATCGCCAGTTCTGCACAAATTCTCGCCGCGCGAGTTGAGTTTGTAGATATCGCCGGTTTGGTGAAAGGTGCAAGTAAAGGTGAAGGACTAGGGAATCAATTTTTATCCCACATTCGGGAAGTTGATGCTATTGTCCATGTGGTGCGCTGTTTTGAAAATGATGATATTATTCACGTTGCTGGTTCTGTTGACCCAGCGCGAGATATTGAGATCATTAATATAGAGCTTGGTTTAGCAGATTTATCGCAAATTGAGCGGCGAATTGACCGCACCCGCAAACAAGCTCGTACCAGCAAAGACGCACAGTTTGAAATCACAGTTTTGGAAAAATTAGCTGCTGCTTTAAATGAAGGTAAATCGGTGCGTCAGGTGAGTTTGACTGAAGAAGAAACCGAGATTATTAAAGGACTAGAACTACTCACCTACAAACCAATTATCTACGCTGCTAATGTTTCTGAAGAAGAATTAGCAACAGGTAACGACTTTGTGGAACAAGTGCGGCTAATTGCCTCTCAAGAAAATGCCCAAGTTGTGATAGTTTCTGCTCAAGTGGAAGCTGAATTAGTCGAATTACCAGAAGAAGATAAAGCAGATTTTCTGGAATCTTTAGGTGTGAAAGAAGGTGGTTTAAAATCTTTAATTCGCGCTACATACAGCCTTTTAGGTTTGCGGACATATTTCACATGTGGACCTAAAGAAACTCGCGCTTGGACAATAAATGCTGGTATGTCTGCACCCCAAGCAGCCGGTGTAATTCACTCTGATTTTGAGCGAGGATTTATCCGCGCGGAAACTGTTGCTTATCATGATTTAGTCACAACTGGTTCGATGAATGCTGCGAAAGAAAAAGGGTTAGTTCGCAGTGAAGGCAAAGAGTATATAGTGCAGGAAGGAGATGTGCTGTTATTCCGGTTTAATGTTTAG
- the ung gene encoding uracil-DNA glycosylase: MTNPKISSSWQAVLTEEFDKPYFRKLQDFLEEERLFDNIYPPDEHVFSAFELTPYEKVNVLLLGQDPYHDENQAHGLCFSVKPGIKLPPSLVNIFKELKADIGFDLPNNGYLVTWAKQGVLMLNAVLTVKAHIPNSHKNKGWETFTDAVISKVNQKTDPVVFVLWGGYAKKKLKLIDTNRHIVIQSAHPSPLSAHNGFFGSKPFSAINSALRSCNKSEIDWQIPNL, from the coding sequence ATGACAAATCCCAAAATTTCCAGTTCTTGGCAGGCAGTGCTTACCGAAGAATTTGACAAACCCTACTTTCGTAAACTTCAAGACTTTCTGGAAGAAGAAAGACTATTTGATAATATCTATCCACCCGATGAACATGTCTTTTCTGCCTTTGAATTGACACCTTATGAGAAAGTGAATGTTTTATTACTGGGGCAAGATCCCTACCATGATGAAAACCAAGCACACGGTTTATGCTTTTCAGTAAAACCCGGCATTAAACTGCCCCCATCACTGGTAAATATATTCAAAGAACTTAAAGCAGATATTGGATTTGATCTGCCAAATAATGGTTATCTAGTAACCTGGGCTAAACAAGGTGTGCTGATGCTAAATGCAGTACTGACTGTAAAGGCACATATACCAAATTCTCACAAAAATAAAGGTTGGGAAACTTTTACAGATGCAGTAATTAGCAAAGTCAATCAGAAAACCGATCCTGTAGTCTTTGTACTGTGGGGAGGGTACGCAAAAAAGAAGCTTAAATTAATAGATACAAACCGACATATTGTTATTCAATCAGCGCATCCTTCACCGCTATCTGCACATAATGGCTTTTTTGGCAGCAAACCCTTCTCAGCTATTAACTCAGCATTACGTTCTTGCAATAAATCAGAGATTGATTGGCAAATTCCCAACCTATAG
- a CDS encoding Ycf51 family protein, with translation MPTTSDFLQYTQWSGIATLVFAAVTILAFIVKWGFRFRLVGTTGFMLVLTGGLFALSLVPLSRTVIPGAVKYTLVYDNGSNQTVIATSPQISPTELEATLLQAASNLYSYGRLGSRNNNQLIVRARTVIHPEPGLSVPVYLGQVSRSLASREDSEMSVEVYLDKFAELPKPKA, from the coding sequence ATGCCCACAACATCTGATTTCCTTCAATATACCCAATGGTCAGGTATTGCCACCTTGGTATTTGCTGCTGTGACAATACTGGCTTTTATTGTCAAATGGGGCTTTCGCTTTCGGCTGGTGGGTACAACTGGCTTTATGCTGGTGTTGACGGGAGGTTTATTTGCACTCTCGTTAGTGCCTTTGAGTCGGACTGTGATTCCGGGTGCAGTGAAATACACTCTGGTTTATGACAACGGCTCAAACCAAACTGTGATTGCTACTTCACCCCAGATTAGCCCTACAGAGTTAGAGGCAACTTTACTGCAAGCTGCCAGTAATCTCTACTCTTATGGTCGCTTGGGTTCACGGAATAATAATCAACTGATAGTTCGGGCCCGTACCGTTATCCACCCTGAACCTGGCCTTTCTGTACCAGTTTACTTGGGTCAGGTGTCGCGATCGCTTGCGAGTCGTGAAGATTCTGAGATGTCAGTGGAAGTGTACCTAGACAAATTCGCCGAATTGCCAAAACCTAAAGCATAA